From Candidatus Schekmanbacteria bacterium, a single genomic window includes:
- a CDS encoding SDR family oxidoreductase: protein MTDKLFNGKKALVTGGAKNMGKAISIELARLGADVAISFCNSENDARGTVEEIKRHGSFSVHLKADLRNRVETEKMVEKAADALGGLDFLVNNAGIFQPAKINEITEEMWENALGTNLTGPFYCARKAAEFMKQRGGGRIVNIASLGGIKAWQSSVPYCSSKAGLIMLTKCLALALAPDIQVNAIAPGMITFPPSYSDEQKETFIKKIPLKKKGTFNDIARLAAFLLSDSDFITGQVITVDGGQDLK, encoded by the coding sequence ATGACTGATAAACTGTTTAATGGAAAAAAAGCCCTTGTCACCGGCGGGGCCAAAAATATGGGGAAAGCCATTTCAATTGAGCTTGCAAGGCTTGGGGCTGATGTTGCCATAAGTTTTTGCAACTCAGAGAATGATGCTCGCGGCACTGTTGAGGAAATTAAAAGACATGGATCATTTTCCGTACACCTTAAAGCCGACCTGCGAAATAGAGTTGAAACTGAAAAGATGGTAGAGAAAGCGGCAGATGCACTTGGCGGTCTTGATTTTCTTGTCAACAACGCTGGAATCTTTCAGCCGGCAAAAATAAATGAGATAACGGAAGAGATGTGGGAAAATGCACTCGGGACTAATCTTACAGGTCCTTTTTACTGTGCACGTAAAGCAGCAGAATTTATGAAGCAAAGAGGCGGCGGCAGGATAGTCAATATCGCATCTCTTGGGGGGATTAAGGCATGGCAAAGCTCTGTTCCCTATTGTTCGTCTAAAGCAGGCCTTATAATGCTTACCAAATGCCTTGCGCTTGCACTTGCGCCTGACATTCAGGTAAATGCCATAGCTCCTGGGATGATAACTTTTCCACCTTCCTATAGTGATGAACAGAAAGAGACTTTTATTAAAAAGATACCTTTGAAGAAAAAGGGAACATTTAATGATATTGCCCGTCTTGCTGCATTCCTATTATCAGATTCAGATTTTATTACAGGACAGGTAATAACCGTAGATGGCGGACAGGATTTAAAATAA
- a CDS encoding aspartate ammonia-lyase encodes MGGKYREEKDSLGVKKVPAKAYYGIQTFRAVENFVISPYKQPCEIIYSIALIKIAAAMANMKLGTLSAKNGKAIIKASREILDGKMDSQFPVDAYQSGAGTSTHMNVNEVIANRANEMLGQKRGQYKPVHPNDHVNLGQSTNDVFPTAMRISSIRALNDLAIKMDSLSKSFLQKGKEFKNIIKSGRTHLQDAVPLTLGNEFTAYGENIARWEKNILEASHSLEELGIGGTAVGSGINTRKGYRELVIKYLRAETGFNLKSSRDLYEAMQSMAPFINVSGNLRGFCLDLVRICNDLRLLSSGPRTGLNEIDLPAVQPGSSIMPGKINPVIPEAVTMTAFQIIGNDTAISYAAQAGQLELNVMMPLIAFNLSNSIKLLTNALSMLSEKCINGLKANRAMCRLHAERSVGLATALTPYIGYMNSADVAKESLRTGRTIAEIVKGKKLLTDDEIEKIIFNRLKRND; translated from the coding sequence ATCGGTGGAAAGTATCGTGAAGAAAAAGATTCACTTGGAGTGAAAAAGGTTCCGGCTAAAGCATATTATGGAATACAGACTTTCAGGGCAGTTGAAAACTTTGTAATCAGTCCTTATAAACAGCCCTGTGAAATCATTTATTCCATTGCTCTCATTAAAATTGCAGCAGCGATGGCAAACATGAAATTGGGAACTCTTTCAGCAAAAAATGGGAAAGCAATTATAAAAGCTTCCCGCGAAATACTGGATGGTAAAATGGACAGCCAATTTCCTGTTGATGCTTACCAGTCCGGAGCAGGCACTTCAACCCATATGAATGTAAACGAGGTAATCGCTAACAGGGCGAATGAGATGCTTGGACAAAAACGCGGGCAATATAAACCTGTCCATCCCAATGACCATGTAAATCTTGGACAGTCCACTAATGATGTTTTCCCAACTGCCATGAGAATAAGCTCAATCAGAGCATTGAATGACCTGGCCATAAAAATGGACTCCCTCAGCAAATCATTTCTGCAAAAGGGAAAGGAATTTAAAAATATAATAAAATCAGGACGTACACATCTTCAGGATGCGGTGCCGCTGACTCTTGGAAACGAGTTTACAGCATATGGCGAAAATATTGCCCGCTGGGAAAAAAATATTTTAGAAGCTTCTCATTCCCTTGAAGAGCTTGGAATCGGAGGAACTGCGGTCGGCAGCGGTATAAATACAAGAAAGGGATACAGGGAGCTTGTAATAAAGTATCTGCGGGCTGAGACCGGGTTTAATCTGAAAAGCTCCCGCGACCTCTACGAGGCGATGCAGAGCATGGCTCCATTTATAAATGTTTCGGGAAATCTGAGAGGCTTTTGCCTAGATCTTGTTAGAATCTGCAATGATCTGAGACTTCTCTCTTCGGGACCAAGAACAGGCTTAAACGAGATAGATCTTCCTGCTGTCCAGCCGGGGTCATCTATCATGCCGGGTAAGATAAATCCTGTTATACCAGAGGCTGTTACAATGACAGCATTCCAGATAATAGGGAATGATACCGCTATTTCCTATGCCGCACAGGCAGGACAGCTTGAGCTTAATGTGATGATGCCTCTCATTGCCTTTAATCTGTCAAACTCCATAAAGCTCTTAACAAATGCTCTCTCAATGCTTTCGGAAAAATGCATTAATGGGCTAAAAGCTAATAGAGCGATGTGCAGACTTCATGCTGAACGAAGCGTAGGTCTTGCAACGGCTTTAACCCCATACATTGGATATATGAATTCAGCCGATGTTGCCAAAGAATCGCTTAGAACAGGCAGGACAATTGCAGAAATCGTGAAAGGAAAAAAACTGTTAACAGATGATGAAATTGAAAAAATAATTTTCAACAGGCTTAAACGCAATGACTGA
- a CDS encoding cob(I)yrinic acid a,c-diamide adenosyltransferase — MKISTGTGDKGTTGLYSGQRIHKFDLRPEAYGTIDEFGSFLGMARSAAKSEKARNISLYIQENLFTVCTELATLPENRGMIKKFITDKEVKQLEAWIDELETELNLPPVFIIPGETFSSSVFHVARTVIRRAERKVTKLSVKEGGVSEELLKFINRLSDLVYLLARLEESLK; from the coding sequence ATGAAAATTTCAACCGGGACAGGAGATAAAGGGACAACAGGTCTTTACAGCGGACAAAGAATTCACAAGTTTGATCTACGCCCTGAGGCATACGGAACAATAGATGAGTTCGGCTCCTTCCTCGGGATGGCAAGAAGTGCGGCAAAAAGCGAGAAGGCAAGAAATATCAGCCTCTATATTCAGGAGAATCTTTTTACTGTTTGTACTGAGCTTGCAACATTGCCTGAGAACAGGGGAATGATAAAGAAATTTATAACTGACAAAGAGGTGAAACAGCTTGAAGCATGGATAGATGAGCTTGAGACAGAGCTAAACCTTCCTCCGGTTTTCATCATCCCCGGAGAGACATTTTCATCGTCTGTCTTTCATGTCGCAAGAACCGTGATACGCAGAGCCGAGAGAAAGGTGACAAAGCTTTCTGTTAAAGAAGGGGGAGTAAGCGAGGAACTATTAAAGTTCATAAACCGTTTGTCAGACCTTGTATATCTTCTGGCACGCCTTGAAGAGAGCTTGAAGTGA
- a CDS encoding cysteine hydrolase, whose protein sequence is MAMIVTDMLRGFLEPGYPLYCGESSRRIIEPVKMLLKEKEGKEAIIFLRDEHNENDPEFRVFPRHCIKGSDQSKVINELHSYWQRGIDVPKTRYSGFYDTDLNKILLQNVSKDEDVTVVGVCTDICVLYTCSDLRNRDYSVIVPRNCVASFDEKAHEWALLHMRKILAVKITES, encoded by the coding sequence ATGGCAATGATTGTGACCGACATGTTGAGGGGTTTCCTTGAACCGGGATATCCGCTTTATTGCGGGGAGTCGTCGCGAAGGATAATAGAACCGGTAAAGATGCTCCTTAAAGAGAAAGAGGGGAAAGAAGCAATAATATTTCTCAGAGATGAACACAACGAAAATGACCCTGAATTCAGAGTATTCCCGAGGCATTGCATAAAAGGTTCAGACCAATCAAAAGTGATTAATGAGCTTCATAGTTACTGGCAGAGGGGAATTGATGTCCCAAAGACCAGATACTCCGGCTTCTATGATACTGACCTCAATAAAATATTGCTTCAGAACGTATCGAAGGACGAGGATGTCACAGTGGTAGGTGTATGCACTGACATATGTGTGCTTTATACATGTTCGGATCTGAGAAACCGTGATTATAGTGTAATAGTGCCGAGAAACTGTGTCGCATCCTTTGATGAAAAAGCTCACGAATGGGCTCTCCTGCATATGAGAAAAATACTGGCCGTAAAAATAACTGAAAGTTAA
- the sucB gene encoding dihydrolipoyllysine-residue succinyltransferase, translating to MPVPVIMPQLGESVVEGTISKWHKKEGEKVVRDDPLVEITTDKVNIEVPSPASGILSKVLVQEGETVPVGAKLGVILLEGEKAETEEPAKTEGETVKSKILEEPAVAAELAMKERSEATRYSPAVRRLAREYGVDPDKLQGTGVGGRVTKDDIMAYVERQAEEITEEEFDLNPEFWVKVVQKSVKAEGKTENGEEIIHLSAIRRAIAKQMLKSKREAPHVTTWDEADMSRWVDFLKKHSGEIEKKYNVHMTYMPFIIKAVVYSLKEFPVLNSSLEGDDLKIKKYYNIGVAVARDSGLIVPVVHSADKKSVMEIARELDELKKKAVSDKLTLQDVHEGTFTITNAGGFGALASTPIINFPEVAILGIHKITERPVVVDGEITKRWMMNLCLSFDHRVVDGAPAVQFLHRVKEYLEEPERWLLDLL from the coding sequence ATGCCTGTTCCGGTAATAATGCCTCAGCTCGGAGAGAGTGTTGTAGAAGGTACGATATCCAAATGGCATAAAAAGGAAGGAGAGAAGGTAGTTCGCGATGATCCGCTAGTTGAGATAACAACTGACAAGGTTAATATAGAGGTGCCTTCTCCAGCAAGCGGCATCCTTTCAAAGGTATTAGTGCAGGAAGGTGAGACGGTTCCTGTGGGGGCAAAGCTTGGCGTCATATTGCTTGAAGGGGAAAAAGCAGAGACTGAAGAGCCTGCAAAGACAGAAGGTGAAACTGTCAAATCTAAAATTTTGGAAGAGCCGGCTGTTGCGGCTGAACTTGCCATGAAAGAAAGGTCAGAAGCGACCAGATACTCTCCTGCTGTTCGAAGGCTTGCAAGGGAATACGGAGTTGATCCTGATAAATTACAGGGTACAGGGGTCGGGGGACGTGTGACCAAAGATGATATTATGGCTTATGTGGAAAGACAGGCTGAAGAAATAACAGAAGAAGAATTTGATCTTAATCCAGAATTCTGGGTAAAGGTTGTGCAGAAGTCGGTCAAAGCAGAAGGGAAGACGGAGAATGGTGAGGAAATAATTCATCTTTCAGCGATACGTCGCGCTATTGCAAAACAGATGCTGAAAAGCAAGCGTGAGGCACCTCACGTAACAACGTGGGACGAAGCAGATATGTCGAGATGGGTTGATTTCTTAAAAAAACATTCCGGTGAAATAGAGAAGAAATATAATGTTCACATGACCTATATGCCTTTTATTATTAAGGCTGTGGTTTATTCGCTTAAAGAATTCCCTGTCCTTAATTCATCTCTTGAAGGGGATGACCTCAAGATAAAGAAATATTACAATATAGGTGTTGCAGTTGCCCGTGATAGCGGCCTCATAGTGCCGGTTGTCCATTCCGCTGACAAGAAAAGTGTAATGGAGATTGCCAGGGAACTTGATGAGCTGAAGAAAAAAGCGGTAAGTGACAAGCTTACCCTGCAGGATGTTCATGAAGGTACATTTACTATTACAAATGCCGGAGGATTTGGCGCTCTTGCATCTACTCCAATTATAAACTTTCCTGAAGTTGCCATACTTGGGATTCACAAAATAACGGAACGGCCGGTTGTAGTTGACGGAGAAATCACAAAAAGATGGATGATGAATCTCTGTCTTTCCTTTGACCATAGAGTGGTTGACGGAGCTCCGGCAGTTCAGTTCCTACACAGAGTAAAAGAGTATCTCGAAGAGCCTGAAAGATGGCTTCTCGATTTATTGTAG
- a CDS encoding alpha-ketoacid dehydrogenase subunit beta, with protein MHKVTYIEAITEALREEMERDDKLFMMGEDIGLYGGVFKATKGLQKQFGEMRVLDTPLSESLIAGASIGATLVGLKAVPEIQFADFITPAMDQIIQQAAKLRYRSGGSYRVPVVFRVCCGGGIGGGLYHSQSNEAWFVDQPGLKVVAPATPYDAKGLLKAAIRDNNPIIYFEHKKLYRSLKQDIPDDDYIVPIGKADRKLEGETLSIITYGLPVNYALEAAKELAKENIKVEVIDLRTLLPIDKDMILESVKKTGRALIVHEANKTGGVGGEIAAIIAEEAFDYLDAPVTRVAGPDVPAIPFSPPMEEFFMVSPKKIADAARKLAAY; from the coding sequence GTGCATAAGGTTACGTATATAGAGGCTATAACTGAAGCGCTTCGCGAAGAGATGGAAAGAGATGATAAACTCTTTATGATGGGAGAAGACATCGGTCTTTATGGCGGGGTGTTCAAAGCGACTAAGGGATTGCAGAAGCAGTTTGGCGAAATGCGGGTTCTGGACACACCTCTTTCTGAATCACTTATTGCAGGTGCATCAATAGGTGCGACTTTAGTCGGTTTGAAAGCGGTACCGGAGATACAGTTTGCTGATTTTATAACTCCTGCCATGGACCAGATAATTCAGCAGGCTGCAAAGCTGAGATACCGTTCAGGTGGTTCCTACAGGGTCCCAGTAGTTTTCCGCGTCTGCTGCGGCGGAGGAATCGGAGGTGGTCTATACCATTCGCAAAGTAATGAGGCGTGGTTTGTCGATCAGCCGGGACTTAAAGTAGTAGCTCCAGCAACCCCTTACGATGCGAAGGGATTGCTGAAAGCCGCCATAAGAGACAATAATCCTATAATTTATTTTGAGCATAAGAAACTTTATCGCAGCCTGAAACAGGATATACCTGATGATGATTATATCGTGCCGATCGGGAAAGCGGACAGGAAGCTTGAAGGGGAAACACTCAGCATTATAACTTACGGTCTGCCGGTCAATTATGCACTTGAAGCGGCAAAGGAGTTAGCAAAAGAGAATATAAAGGTTGAGGTTATTGATCTTCGCACCCTCCTTCCTATTGACAAGGATATGATATTGGAATCAGTGAAGAAGACGGGACGAGCACTGATTGTCCATGAAGCGAATAAAACAGGCGGAGTAGGAGGAGAAATAGCGGCAATAATCGCTGAAGAAGCTTTTGATTATCTAGATGCCCCTGTAACAAGGGTTGCAGGACCTGATGTCCCTGCAATTCCATTTTCGCCTCCTATGGAAGAATTTTTTATGGTCAGCCCTAAAAAGATAGCAGATGCGGCACGGAAGCTTGCAGCCTATTAA
- a CDS encoding thiamine pyrophosphate-dependent dehydrogenase E1 component subunit alpha: MLTIDTILDKEKLKDLYYHLVLTRTFDEETRKLFKQARFAGTYFSAVGQEATTVVPSFLLEKDDVVAPSHRELGANIGKGVPPKVIMAQIYARKTSPDKGKSHPCHYGYAPLNVITPASTVAGQIVLGTGAALGFRLLNKKNVVISFFGDGATSRGCFHEALNFAGVHKLPIVFLCQNNLWAESVPLKLQTALTDLSDRAKAYGFPGITIDGNDVMEVLKTSKEALDKARNGGGPTFIECKTYRWYGHSEIDPADYRPPEEVEYWKSRDPIPRFEQLLIEHKIITEEEKKAAYSKAKQDVDEAVAYAENSPFPQAEEALEDLYYEGE; encoded by the coding sequence GTGCTGACAATCGATACCATTCTCGATAAAGAAAAATTAAAAGATCTTTATTACCATCTTGTTCTTACAAGAACTTTCGATGAAGAAACAAGGAAACTTTTTAAACAGGCAAGATTTGCCGGAACTTATTTTTCTGCTGTTGGACAGGAGGCCACTACTGTTGTCCCGTCATTTCTCCTTGAAAAAGATGATGTTGTAGCTCCATCACACAGGGAACTTGGCGCCAATATAGGCAAAGGGGTTCCTCCTAAAGTAATAATGGCGCAGATATATGCCCGCAAAACAAGCCCTGATAAGGGGAAATCACATCCATGCCACTATGGTTATGCACCTTTAAACGTTATTACACCGGCAAGTACGGTTGCAGGCCAGATTGTATTAGGTACCGGAGCCGCGCTGGGGTTCAGGCTTCTCAATAAGAAGAATGTTGTAATAAGCTTTTTTGGTGATGGAGCTACAAGCCGCGGATGTTTTCACGAGGCTCTTAATTTTGCAGGCGTCCATAAGCTTCCCATTGTCTTTTTATGCCAGAATAACCTCTGGGCTGAATCAGTTCCTTTAAAACTTCAGACCGCATTGACTGACCTTTCTGACAGAGCAAAAGCTTATGGATTTCCCGGAATTACTATAGACGGGAATGATGTAATGGAAGTATTGAAGACTTCCAAAGAAGCTCTTGATAAAGCCAGAAATGGCGGTGGTCCGACTTTTATTGAATGCAAAACATACAGATGGTATGGCCATTCCGAGATAGATCCGGCTGACTATAGACCTCCTGAGGAGGTCGAATACTGGAAAAGCCGTGATCCTATCCCCAGGTTTGAACAACTCCTCATTGAACATAAGATTATAACGGAAGAAGAAAAAAAGGCTGCCTACAGCAAAGCAAAACAGGATGTTGATGAGGCTGTCGCATATGCTGAAAACAGCCCCTTCCCGCAGGCAGAGGAGGCACTTGAAGACCTTTACTATGAGGGGGAATAA
- a CDS encoding ferritin family protein: protein MKLNKRLTSVEALGLAINREREASLLYKHMSGKIKNPLVKRKIIELAREESHHAKLLTDIYSRETGENPQRMKTAFYSGKIAELNKLGIEKLIRFAISKEKEAAKFYRENAKLFKDQSGRFMFEYLSGFEKGHQISLEEELKAIKRFPEWMDKEDILRATHIGP from the coding sequence TTGAAGTTGAATAAAAGGTTAACATCAGTTGAGGCTTTGGGGCTGGCAATAAACAGGGAAAGGGAGGCATCCCTTCTTTACAAACATATGAGCGGAAAAATAAAAAACCCTTTAGTGAAGCGTAAAATAATAGAACTTGCAAGAGAGGAGTCTCATCACGCGAAACTTCTTACGGATATTTATAGTAGAGAAACTGGAGAAAATCCGCAAAGAATGAAGACTGCTTTTTACTCTGGGAAGATTGCTGAACTAAATAAGTTAGGTATTGAAAAGCTTATCAGGTTCGCGATAAGCAAGGAAAAAGAGGCGGCAAAATTTTACCGTGAAAATGCAAAGCTTTTTAAAGACCAAAGTGGAAGATTTATGTTTGAATATCTTTCTGGCTTTGAAAAGGGACATCAGATATCCCTTGAAGAGGAACTTAAAGCAATAAAACGTTTTCCTGAATGGATGGATAAAGAAGATATACTGAGGGCTACACATATAGGCCCATAA
- a CDS encoding 4Fe-4S binding protein, with translation MSYKITDECIACGTCVDACPDNAISEGDPIYVIDPVKCTECATCAEVCPVDACKPAS, from the coding sequence ATGTCTTACAAAATTACTGATGAATGTATAGCATGCGGCACATGCGTTGATGCCTGTCCTGATAACGCCATAAGTGAGGGTGATCCAATCTATGTCATAGATCCTGTTAAGTGTACGGAATGTGCGACATGTGCTGAGGTATGTCCTGTTGATGCCTGTAAACCGGCAAGCTGA
- a CDS encoding bifunctional oligoribonuclease/PAP phosphatase NrnA: protein MKLNFELKDLLEESGRIIITTHMNPDGDGLGSELAMWRILKYLNKTPIILNTHPVPANYSFLEDYAPFNIFKKGDKIPDADTLIVLDISNWERLGDMAEPLRNMQAKKICIDHHPSNAGIGDLNYLNPSASSTGELVYEIAELLGLKIDEVMGVGIYTAILTDTGAFKYSNTTPSVHRIAAQLIESGVCPPIIYEKIYEQKSVNRMKLLGKVLERLNSACEGRVVWSGVTLAMLESAGVKYEETEGFIDLLGFIGSVQVYLLFLEQKEGLVKISLRSKNSFDVNRFAIKFNGGGHSHAAGILMSGNIEMVEEKVVSSLLADLECSSLDFGTCFRSANL from the coding sequence ATGAAGCTGAATTTTGAACTTAAAGACCTGCTGGAGGAGTCCGGAAGAATAATCATCACTACTCATATGAATCCTGATGGTGATGGGCTGGGGTCTGAGCTGGCTATGTGGAGAATTTTAAAATATCTTAATAAAACTCCAATTATTTTAAATACTCATCCTGTACCTGCTAATTATTCCTTTCTTGAAGATTATGCACCATTTAATATTTTTAAAAAAGGAGATAAAATTCCTGATGCGGACACTCTCATTGTTCTTGATATAAGCAACTGGGAAAGACTTGGGGATATGGCTGAACCACTCAGGAACATGCAGGCTAAAAAGATATGTATAGACCATCATCCATCAAATGCAGGCATAGGTGACCTCAATTATTTAAATCCTTCTGCCAGTTCGACAGGGGAACTCGTGTATGAAATTGCGGAGCTACTGGGTTTGAAGATTGATGAGGTAATGGGTGTGGGAATATATACTGCTATTTTGACTGATACAGGTGCTTTTAAATATTCAAATACCACCCCTTCTGTACACAGGATAGCTGCACAACTGATTGAGTCTGGAGTTTGTCCCCCAATCATTTATGAAAAAATCTATGAACAAAAAAGTGTCAACAGGATGAAACTGTTGGGGAAAGTACTGGAGAGATTAAATTCAGCTTGTGAAGGGAGAGTTGTATGGTCGGGAGTAACTCTTGCCATGCTTGAATCTGCCGGTGTAAAATATGAGGAAACAGAGGGATTTATTGATCTTCTGGGGTTTATTGGAAGTGTACAGGTATATCTTTTATTTCTTGAACAAAAAGAAGGGTTGGTTAAAATAAGTCTTCGCTCAAAGAATAGTTTTGATGTCAACAGATTTGCAATTAAGTTTAATGGTGGAGGACATTCTCATGCAGCAGGCATCCTTATGTCAGGAAATATTGAAATGGTAGAGGAAAAAGTTGTTTCCTCTTTGCTGGCTGATCTTGAATGTTCATCTCTGGATTTCGGTACATGTTTCAGGAGTGCAAATTTATAA
- a CDS encoding ferritin family protein: MKRKIDALKIAYQTEIDGFEFYKKSAKNCKNRLGRVIFDSLAKEEQNHIKRIKKIWDSLEKGKSWGEAPLPDKIAKYMPVNFETIFKKAEKKIKKNEEVDSDDTKAIKLAMKLETDGYKFYEKQEKKADSEYEKKFYQQLCSEESEHYRILEETYEYLTNPSDWFSKKERPIYEG, encoded by the coding sequence ATGAAAAGAAAAATCGATGCTTTGAAAATAGCTTATCAAACTGAAATAGATGGTTTTGAGTTTTACAAGAAGTCTGCTAAAAACTGTAAAAACAGACTCGGCAGGGTTATCTTCGATTCTTTGGCAAAAGAGGAGCAAAACCATATTAAGAGAATAAAAAAGATTTGGGATTCCCTTGAAAAAGGGAAAAGCTGGGGTGAAGCTCCACTTCCGGACAAAATTGCAAAATATATGCCTGTAAATTTTGAAACAATATTTAAAAAAGCTGAAAAAAAGATTAAAAAGAATGAGGAAGTTGATTCTGATGACACTAAGGCAATAAAGTTAGCAATGAAATTGGAAACTGATGGTTATAAGTTCTATGAAAAGCAGGAAAAGAAGGCTGACAGCGAATATGAGAAAAAATTTTATCAACAGCTATGCTCTGAAGAGTCAGAGCATTACAGAATTCTTGAAGAAACATATGAATATCTCACCAATCCCTCAGATTGGTTCTCTAAAAAAGAACGTCCTATTTATGAAGGATGA
- a CDS encoding NAD(P)/FAD-dependent oxidoreductase: MNYVIVGSGPAAINAAKTLKENDESSNSVLICSEKNPFYLKPTLVDFIAGDLSEKDLLKENMFDSGGSKIITGKRVVKVDSVNNVVILSSGERIGYNYLVIASGTVPRLPENLHHVSSDIFTLYTIIDAMKIKRKALVSKKVIVAGTGYIGIEMVRGLKKCGLEVIYLTSENDLWRGNYLGITNEDIVSKFDKEKVKIKLGDKIADIFAIDADNYSVITSNDEEIECNMVISAYSYNPNINFLSESNIKLDRGIVVNEELRTSVSNIFAAGDVAQVYDINRKINRNNFGWSSAWLQGEICARNILGEGVSFISDDEKFFNRLMGKKLLDRW; encoded by the coding sequence ATGAATTATGTAATTGTCGGATCGGGACCGGCTGCAATCAATGCAGCCAAGACGCTTAAGGAAAACGACGAGAGTAGTAACTCTGTTTTGATTTGTAGCGAGAAAAATCCTTTCTATTTGAAACCTACCCTTGTTGACTTCATTGCAGGGGATTTGTCTGAAAAAGATCTTTTAAAGGAGAATATGTTTGATTCCGGAGGAAGCAAAATAATTACCGGAAAACGTGTTGTTAAAGTGGATAGTGTAAATAATGTTGTCATTCTTTCCTCTGGTGAAAGAATTGGATATAATTATCTGGTTATTGCGAGTGGTACCGTGCCAAGATTACCGGAAAACTTACATCATGTTTCATCTGACATTTTCACTCTCTACACAATTATCGATGCCATGAAAATCAAAAGAAAGGCCTTGGTCTCAAAAAAGGTTATTGTTGCCGGTACCGGATATATTGGCATTGAAATGGTGCGTGGATTAAAGAAGTGTGGTCTTGAAGTTATATATCTTACTTCTGAAAATGATCTCTGGCGCGGGAATTACCTTGGAATTACTAATGAAGATATTGTTTCAAAGTTTGATAAGGAAAAGGTAAAAATTAAGCTTGGAGATAAAATTGCTGACATTTTTGCAATTGATGCGGATAACTACTCTGTCATTACCAGCAATGATGAAGAAATAGAATGCAACATGGTGATTTCAGCATACTCTTATAATCCAAACATTAATTTCCTCAGTGAAAGCAATATTAAGCTGGATCGTGGAATAGTTGTGAATGAAGAATTGCGTACGTCTGTTTCGAATATATTTGCTGCCGGTGATGTTGCTCAGGTATATGATATAAACAGGAAAATAAACCGGAATAATTTTGGATGGAGCAGCGCATGGCTGCAGGGTGAGATATGTGCAAGAAATATTCTTGGTGAAGGGGTCTCATTCATTTCAGATGATGAAAAGTTTTTTAACAGGCTTATGGGGAAAAAGCTTCTTGACCGCTGGTAA